The following are encoded together in the Streptomyces tsukubensis genome:
- a CDS encoding MarR family winged helix-turn-helix transcriptional regulator — MPISEPAAVAAELRTAMGKLMRRVKHEDQIPLSQVAVLGTLDREGALTTSDLAADQRVRPQSMARAVGLLMEQGFISRRAHPDDGRKTLVELTPAGRTALENERGRRAGWLAQAIEEELSEAERELLAQSVALVERLAAR; from the coding sequence ATGCCCATCTCCGAACCCGCCGCCGTCGCGGCCGAGCTGCGCACCGCGATGGGCAAGCTCATGCGGCGCGTGAAGCACGAGGACCAGATTCCGCTCAGCCAGGTGGCCGTACTCGGCACGCTGGACCGCGAAGGGGCCCTGACCACCAGCGATCTCGCCGCCGACCAGCGCGTACGCCCGCAGTCCATGGCCCGCGCCGTCGGCCTGCTCATGGAACAGGGGTTCATCTCACGCCGGGCCCACCCCGACGACGGCCGCAAGACACTGGTCGAACTCACCCCGGCCGGACGCACCGCACTGGAGAACGAGCGCGGGCGGCGGGCCGGCTGGCTCGCGCAGGCCATCGAGGAAGAACTCTCCGAAGCGGAACGTGAGCTGCTGGCGCAAAGCGTCGCCCTGGTGGAGCGGCTCGCGGCACGCTGA
- a CDS encoding oxidoreductase: MSTSSPSAPRPGTLPGGSLDLADGLTLTRVGYGAMQLAGPGVWGPPRDHDEAVAVLREAVALGITHIDTSDYYGPYTVNAVIKEALHPYPEELHLVTKVGARRDPDKSWPPALSRAELTSAVHDNLDHLGLDALDVVNLRVGGIMEPVPGSLAEPFSVLAELREQGLIRHLGVSGVTPDQLTEAQSIAPVVCVQNFYNLAHRDDDDLVDRCAREGIAYTSFFPLGGFSPLQSGVLETVAARHGATPFQTALAWLLRRSPTTLLIPGTSSVAHLRENVAGAGLDLTEEDIKELDTIGG, translated from the coding sequence ATGTCCACCTCCTCACCCTCCGCGCCCCGCCCCGGCACACTCCCCGGCGGCTCCCTCGACCTCGCCGACGGCCTCACTCTCACCCGGGTGGGCTACGGCGCCATGCAGCTCGCCGGGCCGGGCGTATGGGGGCCGCCCCGCGACCACGACGAGGCCGTGGCCGTACTGCGGGAGGCCGTGGCGCTGGGGATCACGCACATCGACACAAGCGACTACTACGGCCCGTACACCGTCAACGCGGTGATCAAGGAGGCCCTGCACCCCTACCCCGAGGAGCTGCACCTCGTCACCAAGGTCGGCGCCAGGCGCGACCCCGACAAGTCCTGGCCCCCCGCCCTGTCCCGCGCCGAGCTGACCAGCGCCGTCCACGACAACCTCGACCACCTCGGCCTCGACGCGCTCGACGTCGTCAACCTCCGGGTCGGCGGCATCATGGAGCCCGTCCCCGGCTCCCTCGCCGAGCCCTTCTCGGTCCTCGCGGAACTGCGGGAACAGGGCCTCATCCGCCACCTCGGGGTCAGCGGTGTGACACCCGACCAGCTCACCGAGGCGCAGTCCATCGCGCCGGTCGTCTGCGTGCAGAACTTCTACAACCTCGCCCACCGTGACGACGACGACCTGGTGGACAGGTGCGCGCGCGAGGGCATCGCGTACACCTCGTTCTTCCCGCTGGGAGGCTTCTCGCCGCTCCAGTCCGGCGTACTCGAAACCGTCGCCGCCAGGCACGGAGCGACCCCGTTCCAGACCGCCCTCGCCTGGCTGCTGCGCCGCTCCCCCACCACCCTGCTCATCCCCGGCACGTCGTCGGTGGCGCATCTGCGCGAGAACGTCGCGGGCGCGGGCCTCGACCTGACCGAGGAGGACATCAAGGAACTCGACACCATCGGCGGCTGA
- a CDS encoding HelD family protein, with translation MTLDDSARDEPDGQPDGGPGSDPGSGSGPAPGGPLTLERDYHDTCRAALDAMIEGAGEQVIASVDVSASGADAEVLGFQLRTQAKQMSELPRGPLFFGRLDFQRSPRTAGDHAGQSYHVGRLRITEHPSSPPLVVDWRAPVSRAFYRASARDPQGVAVRRRFGWAPGGGGDSSELTGFEDERVAYEPEDERVAYGGEPYVGAVRGRAVRAGEVRGEGEVGEGGSGAVPGGILAAEIERPRVGPMRDIAATIQPEQDTLVRGELSDSVCVQGAPGTGKTAVGLHRAAYLLYTYPRRVQRGGLLILGPDRTFLRYIAEVLPSLGEIGVRQSTVRDETARHPVTATDTPAAEAVKHDIRMALVLRRALYARVGGVCEEVAVTDGSYRWRVPLGELERIVDAVREEEPPYAVGRERVRSRVVAHIRARAERRAGPVTHAWVQRTGRARSLSAYVDAVWPKVRPEEVVDAVLTDPVALAEAAEGVLTRQEQRVLMTAGVGRGAARSGDQRAGASPAGRGRRAGARARSRGWTEADLVLLDEVAGLIEHPESYGHIVIDEAQDLSPMQCRVIARRAGFGSVTVLGDLAQGTTPWAAGDWPALLGHLGKPEASLVRLTTGFRVPGAIVALANRLLATLGVDVPAGRSLREDGELSVRRVTDVATATVEAVQKALTHEGSVGVIAADADIARLREALSAAGAEPAGPDDLGARLTLLPATRAKGLEYDHVVAVEPAAIAEAEPRGAHRLYVVLTRAVSRLDVLHSRPLPFGAE, from the coding sequence ATGACGCTCGATGACTCCGCACGCGACGAACCGGACGGCCAACCGGACGGAGGTCCTGGCAGTGATCCCGGCAGCGGTTCTGGTCCCGCTCCCGGCGGTCCGCTGACCCTGGAGCGGGACTATCACGACACCTGCCGTGCCGCCCTGGACGCCATGATCGAGGGCGCGGGCGAGCAGGTGATCGCGAGCGTGGATGTCTCCGCTTCGGGCGCCGACGCGGAGGTTCTTGGCTTCCAGCTGCGCACGCAGGCAAAGCAGATGAGTGAACTCCCCCGTGGACCGCTCTTCTTCGGCCGCCTCGACTTCCAGCGGTCACCGCGAACGGCCGGCGACCACGCGGGCCAGAGTTACCACGTGGGGCGGCTGCGGATCACCGAGCACCCGTCCTCGCCGCCCCTCGTCGTCGACTGGCGCGCCCCGGTCTCCCGCGCCTTCTACCGGGCGAGCGCCCGCGACCCGCAGGGCGTGGCGGTGCGCCGCAGGTTCGGCTGGGCGCCGGGCGGTGGAGGCGACTCGTCGGAGCTGACCGGGTTCGAGGACGAGCGGGTGGCGTACGAACCAGAGGACGAGCGGGTGGCGTACGGAGGGGAGCCGTACGTAGGGGCGGTGCGTGGACGGGCAGTGCGTGCAGGGGAGGTGCGTGGAGAGGGGGAGGTGGGCGAAGGGGGGTCGGGGGCCGTTCCCGGGGGGATTCTCGCGGCGGAGATCGAGCGCCCCCGCGTCGGCCCCATGCGGGACATCGCCGCCACCATCCAGCCTGAGCAGGACACCCTCGTCAGGGGCGAACTGTCCGACTCCGTCTGTGTCCAGGGCGCCCCCGGCACGGGCAAGACCGCGGTCGGGCTGCACCGGGCCGCGTACCTGCTCTACACCTACCCGCGCCGCGTCCAACGCGGTGGACTGCTGATTCTCGGCCCCGACAGGACCTTCCTCCGTTACATCGCGGAGGTACTGCCCTCGCTCGGCGAGATCGGTGTACGGCAGAGCACGGTGCGCGACGAGACCGCCCGCCACCCCGTGACGGCCACGGACACCCCGGCCGCCGAGGCGGTCAAGCACGACATCCGGATGGCGCTCGTGCTACGGCGGGCGCTGTACGCGCGGGTGGGAGGGGTGTGCGAGGAAGTGGCGGTCACCGACGGTTCGTACCGCTGGCGGGTACCCCTCGGTGAGCTGGAGCGGATCGTCGACGCCGTACGGGAGGAGGAGCCGCCGTACGCCGTCGGGCGCGAGCGGGTACGCAGCCGGGTCGTCGCCCACATCAGGGCGCGGGCGGAGCGGCGGGCCGGGCCCGTGACGCACGCGTGGGTCCAGAGGACGGGCAGGGCACGGTCGTTGAGCGCGTACGTCGACGCCGTATGGCCCAAGGTGCGGCCTGAGGAGGTCGTGGACGCGGTGCTCACGGATCCGGTGGCGCTCGCGGAAGCGGCCGAGGGGGTCCTCACGCGGCAGGAGCAGCGGGTGTTGATGACGGCGGGCGTGGGTCGGGGCGCGGCCCGGAGCGGGGACCAACGGGCGGGGGCTTCGCCGGCGGGGCGCGGTCGGCGGGCGGGGGCGCGGGCACGGTCGCGGGGGTGGACGGAGGCCGATCTCGTACTGCTCGACGAGGTGGCGGGGCTGATCGAACACCCCGAGAGCTACGGCCACATCGTCATCGACGAGGCACAGGACCTCTCCCCGATGCAGTGCCGGGTGATCGCGAGACGTGCCGGTTTCGGGTCGGTGACCGTGCTGGGGGACCTCGCGCAGGGCACCACGCCGTGGGCGGCCGGTGACTGGCCCGCGCTCCTCGGCCATCTCGGCAAACCCGAGGCGTCCCTCGTGCGGCTCACCACCGGATTCCGGGTGCCGGGGGCGATCGTGGCGCTGGCCAACCGACTGCTCGCCACCCTCGGCGTGGACGTACCCGCGGGGCGTTCACTGCGCGAGGACGGGGAGCTGTCGGTCAGGCGGGTGACGGATGTGGCCACTGCGACGGTGGAGGCCGTACAGAAGGCGCTGACACACGAGGGGTCCGTCGGAGTGATCGCGGCCGACGCGGACATCGCGCGGCTGCGGGAGGCGCTGTCCGCAGCGGGTGCCGAGCCTGCGGGCCCCGACGACCTCGGGGCCCGGCTGACGCTGCTGCCCGCGACGAGGGCCAAGGGCCTGGAGTACGACCACGTGGTCGCCGTCGAACCAGCGGCCATCGCCGAGGCGGAGCCGCGTGGGGCGCACCGGTTGTACGTGGTGCTCACCAGGGCGGTGTCCCGGCTCGACGTACTCCACAGCCGGCCCCTGCCGTTCGGCGCGGAATGA
- a CDS encoding TetR family transcriptional regulator, with amino-acid sequence MAGRTGRRRGNEIVPGDDGDSGVAAERAATGTGLRERKKQRTFQAVSEAAIALFLERGFDRVSVAEVAAAAEISKPTLFRYFPAKEDLVLHRFADHEDEAARVLAARPEELSALAALRAHFLDGLDRRDPVTGLCDEPAVLAYMRLLYGTPALVARLHAYVGRSEEALARALEGGASRVAGAASAPAAVPVLGARLAAGQIVAVQRILAMENWRRISSGESAAEVWPDAVEAAGTAFAQLGEGLRGYW; translated from the coding sequence ATGGCGGGCCGCACGGGACGGCGGAGGGGAAACGAGATCGTGCCGGGAGACGACGGCGACAGCGGGGTGGCGGCAGAACGTGCCGCCACCGGAACGGGTCTGCGGGAGCGCAAGAAGCAGCGGACGTTCCAGGCTGTCTCCGAGGCGGCCATCGCGCTCTTCCTGGAGCGGGGCTTCGACCGGGTCTCCGTCGCCGAGGTCGCGGCTGCCGCGGAGATCTCCAAACCGACTCTCTTCCGCTACTTCCCCGCCAAGGAGGACCTGGTCCTGCACCGGTTCGCCGACCACGAGGACGAGGCGGCCCGGGTGCTCGCCGCACGCCCCGAGGAGCTGTCCGCGCTGGCCGCGTTGCGCGCCCATTTCCTCGACGGTCTCGACCGGCGCGATCCGGTCACGGGGCTGTGCGACGAGCCGGCCGTACTCGCCTACATGCGGCTGCTGTACGGGACACCGGCGCTGGTGGCGCGGTTGCACGCGTACGTCGGCCGGTCCGAGGAGGCGCTCGCTCGGGCGCTGGAGGGCGGGGCCTCCCGAGTGGCTGGTGCGGCGAGCGCCCCGGCCGCCGTTCCAGTCCTCGGCGCGCGGCTCGCGGCCGGGCAGATCGTCGCCGTGCAGCGGATCCTCGCGATGGAGAACTGGCGGCGGATCTCCTCGGGCGAGAGCGCGGCGGAGGTGTGGCCCGACGCGGTGGAGGCGGCGGGGACCGCGTTCGCGCAGCTGGGGGAGGGGCTGCGGGGGTACTGGTGA
- a CDS encoding phosphotransferase family protein, protein MPSTPLPSPLSRPTLSAHQELVHRLAQARRRHPGGRLVAGHHNVNHIVRLGWPLALSLGVRPFWTRGKFRTPLDAVEVVPRVWARESDVLSVVSRYLPRTPRCLAESEEWSLHAWIPGRALAEINPTGRVGPATMSAFAAFFAGVAGVPLDQLPPLPPDWPEEGDSDGFLNWLTDFAEHRVHRPGRRRFGALFDAVLIPRDAMPSFRRTRPPLTRRPFALLHTDVHRANVVVGRGPVRGRARLTVIDWELAMVGDVLHDLATHLVRMDYDEEDRTRMTRAWTEAMREAGHGPMTEGLADDLPVLLAFEYAQSVYADVMRAALSLPESPADAEYEEAARRVCRAMSRARQPLRLDRVPGERAAEEALRDWHAHAHATDAARRSRLAGTAGTGPIGSIGSIGPIGPIGSPAAAVHAAAG, encoded by the coding sequence ATGCCGTCCACCCCGCTGCCGTCGCCGCTCTCTCGGCCGACCCTGAGCGCGCACCAGGAGCTGGTCCACCGTCTCGCCCAGGCGCGGCGAAGACACCCGGGTGGCCGTCTCGTCGCGGGCCACCACAACGTGAACCACATCGTGCGACTGGGCTGGCCGCTCGCCCTGTCGCTCGGCGTACGGCCGTTCTGGACGCGGGGCAAGTTCAGGACACCGCTCGACGCGGTGGAGGTCGTGCCGCGCGTCTGGGCGAGAGAGTCCGACGTACTGAGCGTGGTCTCCCGGTATCTGCCCAGGACGCCCCGCTGCCTCGCGGAGTCGGAGGAGTGGTCGCTGCACGCCTGGATTCCGGGGCGGGCGCTGGCCGAGATCAACCCGACGGGGCGGGTCGGCCCCGCGACCATGAGCGCCTTCGCCGCCTTCTTCGCCGGTGTGGCGGGAGTCCCGCTTGACCAACTGCCGCCGCTGCCCCCTGACTGGCCCGAGGAGGGCGACAGTGACGGCTTCCTGAACTGGCTCACAGACTTCGCCGAGCACCGCGTGCACCGGCCAGGCCGGAGACGCTTCGGGGCGCTCTTCGACGCGGTCCTCATCCCGCGCGACGCCATGCCGTCCTTCCGCAGGACACGCCCGCCGCTCACCCGGCGGCCCTTCGCCCTGCTGCACACGGATGTCCACCGTGCCAACGTCGTGGTGGGCCGGGGACCCGTACGGGGCAGGGCCCGGCTCACGGTCATCGACTGGGAACTGGCCATGGTGGGGGACGTCCTGCACGACCTCGCCACCCACCTCGTCCGCATGGACTACGACGAGGAGGACAGAACCAGGATGACCCGCGCCTGGACCGAGGCCATGCGCGAAGCCGGGCACGGCCCCATGACGGAGGGGCTCGCGGACGACCTGCCGGTGCTGCTCGCCTTCGAGTACGCCCAGTCCGTCTACGCCGACGTGATGCGCGCCGCGCTCAGCCTGCCGGAGAGCCCCGCCGACGCGGAGTACGAGGAGGCGGCCCGTCGGGTCTGCCGTGCGATGAGCCGGGCGCGCCAGCCGCTGCGGCTCGACCGGGTACCGGGTGAGAGGGCGGCGGAGGAGGCGCTCAGGGACTGGCACGCGCACGCGCACGCGACGGACGCGGCTCGCCGGTCGCGGCTCGCGGGGACGGCGGGGACGGGCCCGATCGGCTCGATCGGCTCGATCGGTCCGATCGGTCCGATCGGCTCGCCCGCCGCGGCCGTGCACGCCGCCGCTGGATAA
- a CDS encoding winged helix-turn-helix domain-containing protein, with the protein MTRIENVSAEQIADRLRQRIRDGDLRPGARLPTQVRLAEEFDVERGQVRRALDTLRDEGLISTSQKGRPSSVATVAPPAQGPPQPTMATLGPRLIEAFSEPYVRIDAICLMAETLTAAMGEPVEKILRGEISPDRVEVRLLLPSNGIDVAFPAPRAGWGADAEVDELVRRRGIDLRNAQLMVLRHSLEKLRGAPRKGDPIKVDVSFREVTFTPHSKLYLLNGRVAMFGYYMAGAYTEEIKGRTVELTDVRGTLSPLVSFDERSGGAGAAFVEQSRTWFESHWAANQQEFRRSAAR; encoded by the coding sequence ATGACCCGCATCGAGAATGTCTCAGCCGAGCAGATCGCGGACCGGCTGCGGCAACGTATTCGCGACGGTGACCTCAGGCCCGGAGCGAGGCTGCCGACGCAAGTACGGCTCGCCGAGGAGTTCGACGTCGAACGGGGCCAGGTCAGGAGGGCCCTCGACACGCTGCGGGACGAGGGACTGATCAGCACCTCGCAGAAGGGCAGGCCGTCCTCGGTCGCCACGGTGGCTCCCCCGGCACAGGGGCCGCCCCAGCCGACGATGGCCACTCTCGGCCCCCGGCTCATCGAGGCGTTCTCCGAACCGTACGTCCGTATCGATGCGATCTGTCTGATGGCGGAAACCCTCACGGCCGCCATGGGGGAGCCCGTCGAGAAGATCCTCAGGGGCGAGATCAGCCCCGACCGTGTGGAGGTGCGGCTGCTGCTGCCGAGCAACGGCATCGACGTGGCCTTCCCCGCGCCGCGCGCCGGCTGGGGCGCCGACGCCGAGGTCGACGAACTGGTGCGGCGCCGGGGCATCGACCTGCGCAACGCACAGCTCATGGTCCTGCGCCACAGCCTGGAGAAGCTGCGCGGGGCCCCGAGGAAGGGCGATCCGATCAAGGTGGACGTCAGCTTCAGGGAGGTGACCTTCACGCCGCACTCAAAGCTGTATCTCCTCAACGGGCGGGTGGCGATGTTCGGTTACTACATGGCCGGCGCCTACACCGAGGAGATCAAGGGCAGGACGGTCGAGCTGACCGACGTCCGGGGCACCCTGTCGCCGCTGGTCTCCTTCGACGAGCGGAGCGGCGGCGCGGGGGCGGCCTTCGTGGAACAGTCGCGGACGTGGTTCGAGAGCCATTGGGCCGCCAACCAGCAGGAGTTCAGGAGGTCGGCCGCGCGGTGA
- a CDS encoding HAD family hydrolase, with amino-acid sequence MTSEVAMDTGQAEPATGSGRRLRELIARTECVLFDFDGPICRLFPPSRAREVVERQLHWLENRGLEAPLTSEEIAEGDTMAVLGAVDTRYRGSDLAVEFEAWLTREEMAAARSAYPTEWADPLIRTWHATGCRLAIVTNNSPAAAARYVENRGIGYCFAPHVYGRTHDLDRLKPDPDSLMRGLEGLGADPAATLMIGDSASDCQAAYAAGVSFLGYGPRADKETRLRKGGAELVVRSLEPVLRLVVGRGAAERA; translated from the coding sequence GTGACCTCAGAGGTGGCTATGGATACGGGACAGGCCGAACCGGCGACAGGATCGGGCCGGCGACTGCGGGAGCTGATCGCCCGCACGGAGTGTGTGCTCTTCGACTTCGACGGGCCGATCTGCCGGCTCTTCCCCCCTTCACGGGCCAGGGAGGTCGTCGAGCGGCAGTTGCACTGGCTGGAGAACAGGGGGCTGGAAGCCCCGCTCACCAGCGAGGAGATCGCCGAGGGGGACACCATGGCGGTTCTCGGCGCGGTGGACACCCGGTACCGGGGCAGTGACCTGGCGGTGGAGTTCGAGGCGTGGCTCACCCGTGAGGAGATGGCGGCGGCGCGGTCCGCCTATCCGACGGAGTGGGCCGACCCGCTCATCAGGACCTGGCACGCGACCGGCTGCCGGCTGGCGATCGTGACCAACAACTCCCCCGCGGCCGCCGCCCGGTACGTCGAGAACCGCGGTATCGGATACTGCTTCGCCCCGCACGTCTACGGCCGTACGCACGACCTGGACCGGCTGAAGCCCGACCCGGACTCCCTCATGCGTGGGCTCGAAGGGCTGGGCGCCGATCCGGCGGCCACCCTGATGATCGGCGACTCCGCCTCCGACTGCCAGGCCGCCTACGCGGCAGGCGTCTCCTTTCTCGGCTACGGCCCCCGCGCGGACAAGGAGACGCGGCTGCGGAAGGGCGGCGCGGAGCTGGTGGTGAGGTCGCTGGAACCGGTGTTGAGGCTGGTGGTGGGGCGGGGCGCGGCCGAGCGGGCGTAG
- a CDS encoding winged helix-turn-helix domain-containing protein, translated as MRVTEESVAVDGTGKPSPGEIADALRERIRTGVLRAGHRMPTQAELADEFGVDRGRVRQALQALRDEGLLSNASKGTPPRVSTPAGGPGGGGSETTVVGLGQRIAKAFEQPRVRIDALCLTSESLMLGLGEPLRLIHQGLLLPDSIDVRVLLPSRSIALAFPAPVAERGDEDPVHQRWLSMRDAQGRVLRHNLLTLARSHDISVNVEFRALPFTPPVRLYLLGDSEALFAYYMITKQEEEVGGERVETYDALGTQSLLFSYESGSGPRDAAFVKESQQWFDALWQTISTDLTLS; from the coding sequence TTGAGGGTGACCGAGGAGAGCGTGGCAGTGGACGGCACAGGTAAGCCCTCACCGGGCGAGATCGCCGACGCCCTGCGGGAGCGCATCCGCACCGGGGTGCTGAGGGCCGGACACCGTATGCCCACCCAGGCCGAACTGGCCGACGAGTTCGGCGTGGACCGGGGCAGAGTGCGCCAGGCGCTCCAGGCGCTGCGGGACGAGGGGCTGCTCAGCAACGCGAGCAAGGGCACCCCGCCCCGCGTCTCGACCCCCGCGGGCGGACCCGGCGGGGGCGGCTCGGAGACCACCGTGGTGGGGCTCGGCCAGCGGATAGCGAAAGCCTTCGAGCAGCCGCGGGTACGGATAGACGCGCTCTGTCTGACCTCGGAGTCGCTGATGCTCGGACTCGGCGAGCCGCTCCGTCTGATCCACCAGGGGCTGTTGCTCCCCGACTCCATCGACGTACGTGTCCTCCTGCCGAGCCGCAGTATCGCGCTGGCCTTCCCCGCACCGGTCGCCGAACGGGGCGACGAGGACCCCGTGCACCAACGCTGGCTCTCCATGCGGGACGCCCAGGGCAGGGTGCTGCGCCACAACCTCCTGACGCTGGCCAGATCGCACGACATCTCCGTGAACGTCGAGTTCCGTGCGCTTCCCTTCACACCGCCGGTCAGGCTCTACCTGCTGGGCGACAGTGAGGCGCTGTTCGCCTACTACATGATCACCAAGCAGGAGGAGGAGGTCGGGGGCGAGCGGGTCGAGACGTACGACGCCCTCGGCACACAGTCGTTGCTCTTCTCCTACGAGAGCGGGAGCGGCCCGAGGGACGCCGCTTTCGTGAAGGAATCCCAACAGTGGTTCGACGCCCTCTGGCAGACGATCAGCACGGACCTGACACTTTCGTAG
- a CDS encoding FadR/GntR family transcriptional regulator, whose product MESATQGAPFSPRGRPRKSHREVADELRARISSGRLKPGQRMPTQAQIADEFDVDRGAVREALRSLQAEKLLVNVTKGSPPTVAERAAVPGAGPGAPPQPTMVGLGPRVSAAFEAQHVEIDALCLTSVSLTLAIGEPLREIHAGRVRPNRIDVRVLLPSRDIDLAFPTLVEEGADGRLHRHWLAQRNAQGQVLLHNLMALRTSHDIDVHVDFRALPFTPPVKLYLLNNNEALFAYYMITKRGKEIEHEYLEMYDAEGTQSTLFAFDQVAGLRDTTFVEQSHLWFSALWNTISTELRFGG is encoded by the coding sequence ATGGAGAGCGCCACCCAAGGGGCCCCCTTCTCGCCCAGGGGCAGGCCCCGTAAGTCCCACCGTGAGGTGGCCGACGAGCTGCGCGCCCGGATCAGTTCGGGTCGGCTCAAGCCGGGGCAGCGGATGCCCACCCAGGCTCAGATCGCCGATGAGTTCGACGTCGACCGCGGGGCGGTCAGGGAGGCGCTGCGCAGCCTCCAGGCGGAGAAGCTGCTCGTCAATGTCACCAAGGGGAGCCCCCCGACGGTGGCGGAGCGGGCCGCCGTGCCGGGGGCGGGGCCCGGTGCGCCGCCCCAGCCGACGATGGTCGGTCTCGGTCCGAGAGTGTCCGCCGCCTTCGAGGCGCAGCACGTGGAGATCGACGCACTGTGTCTGACCTCGGTCTCCTTGACCCTGGCCATCGGTGAGCCGCTGCGTGAGATCCACGCGGGCCGTGTGCGGCCGAACCGGATCGACGTCCGGGTGCTGCTGCCGAGCCGCGACATCGACCTGGCCTTCCCCACGCTGGTGGAGGAGGGCGCGGACGGCCGTCTGCACCGGCACTGGCTCGCCCAGCGCAACGCGCAGGGGCAGGTGCTGCTGCACAATCTGATGGCCCTGCGCACCTCGCACGACATAGACGTGCATGTCGACTTCAGGGCGCTGCCTTTCACTCCGCCGGTCAAGCTCTACCTGCTCAACAACAACGAGGCGCTGTTCGCCTATTACATGATCACCAAGCGGGGCAAAGAGATCGAGCACGAGTACCTGGAGATGTACGACGCCGAGGGCACCCAGTCGACGCTGTTCGCCTTCGATCAGGTGGCGGGACTGCGGGACACCACCTTCGTGGAGCAGTCGCATCTCTGGTTCAGCGCCCTGTGGAACACCATCAGCACCGAACTGCGCTTCGGCGGCTGA
- a CDS encoding GNAT family N-acetyltransferase → MTPETRPDTGPDAHPADAHPADVRPADVRPTDVRPVDVQPIDIRPIDPSDMPEWARALNTGFLRQPAVSDEETADRLSYVDLGRTLGAFDGGRCVGTFRSFRQEITAVGGAPVVADAISNVAVLPTHRRRGLLSGMMATDLAAAKKRGDTVATLISAEYPIYGRYGFGPATWGTDWSVDIARAALDRRWSGPEGGARVDLVDGTEVLKHGPELYERFRAAQPGAVTRDERWWRVTTGVTKQARNPFVDPFHVLYRSASGEVEGLLTYRVDEHWNDAKQPQNTAVVRDLIALTPSAERALWTYICSVDWITSVTAERRAPDDVLPLLMGDPRSAVPTTQADFLWVRILDVVAALEARTYAVPGSLVLDVADRGGFTGGRFRLDAEEHGARCAPTADSADLTLDVADLATLWLGDESAVRLAALGRVHEERPGAAATADVLFRTSRRPWCPDSF, encoded by the coding sequence ATGACTCCCGAGACACGTCCCGATACAGGTCCCGACGCACATCCTGCCGACGCACATCCCGCCGACGTACGCCCCGCCGACGTACGACCCACTGACGTACGCCCCGTCGACGTACAGCCCATCGACATACGGCCCATCGACCCCTCCGACATGCCCGAATGGGCCCGCGCACTCAACACCGGGTTTCTGCGGCAGCCCGCCGTCAGCGACGAGGAGACGGCCGACCGGCTCTCCTACGTCGATCTCGGCAGAACCCTCGGGGCGTTCGACGGGGGCAGGTGTGTGGGAACCTTCCGTTCCTTCCGGCAGGAGATCACGGCCGTGGGCGGGGCGCCCGTCGTGGCCGACGCCATCTCCAATGTCGCCGTGCTGCCCACGCACCGCAGGCGGGGACTGCTCAGCGGGATGATGGCCACCGACCTGGCGGCGGCCAAGAAGCGCGGTGACACGGTGGCCACGTTGATCTCCGCCGAGTACCCGATCTACGGGCGGTACGGCTTCGGACCCGCGACCTGGGGTACGGACTGGAGCGTCGACATAGCGCGCGCCGCCCTCGACCGGCGGTGGAGCGGCCCCGAGGGCGGGGCGCGGGTGGACCTGGTGGACGGCACGGAGGTGCTCAAGCACGGGCCGGAGCTGTACGAGCGCTTCCGTGCCGCGCAGCCGGGCGCCGTCACCAGGGACGAACGCTGGTGGCGGGTCACGACCGGCGTGACCAAGCAGGCCCGCAACCCCTTCGTGGACCCCTTCCACGTGCTGTACCGCTCCGCCTCCGGTGAGGTCGAGGGGCTGCTGACCTACCGCGTCGACGAACACTGGAACGACGCCAAGCAGCCCCAGAACACCGCCGTCGTACGGGACCTGATCGCCCTGACACCCTCTGCCGAGCGCGCCCTGTGGACGTACATCTGCTCGGTCGACTGGATCACCTCCGTCACGGCGGAGCGCCGGGCCCCCGACGACGTACTGCCGCTGCTGATGGGTGACCCCCGGTCGGCGGTCCCCACCACACAGGCGGACTTCCTGTGGGTGCGGATCCTGGACGTGGTCGCCGCGCTGGAGGCCCGCACGTACGCCGTACCCGGCTCGCTCGTCCTCGACGTGGCCGACCGGGGCGGCTTCACCGGCGGACGGTTCCGCCTCGACGCCGAGGAGCACGGGGCGAGGTGCGCGCCGACCGCCGACAGCGCCGACCTCACCTTGGACGTCGCCGATCTGGCCACGCTCTGGCTCGGTGACGAGTCGGCGGTACGGCTGGCCGCGCTCGGACGGGTACACGAGGAGCGGCCGGGGGCGGCGGCCACGGCCGACGTGCTCTTCCGCACGTCCCGCAGGCCGTGGTGCCCCGACAGCTTCTGA